From a single Rutidosis leptorrhynchoides isolate AG116_Rl617_1_P2 chromosome 5, CSIRO_AGI_Rlap_v1, whole genome shotgun sequence genomic region:
- the LOC139849880 gene encoding uncharacterized protein, translating into MVAYIYVGMMFVLLMITISSSLTIPTSKEILEIKHQAANKASLTDQHLERTHMSIVEKLRHYVTRYWVMAETGSPQFVMATNPLSTVSGVISAIVLLYNLLVVFEIWHVKHLENEYKVSASPYKNSVLFILITQSIGILVGSIAPISRCFSALNFKLIVKWNRNHMMVFKVEKYWTQQLYEWKQIRVLFLSSSRRSRTFIYKLKNIILTLCIKFQTITVILYGELSKYVLQINDDMELADNILKGIINSTNFFVSKAEKEQNGNLLKLLEKSTGFNGLEIFDSDHVRSLLPVELVNGWSLPIATLTCIAIALPNIQKNRVESLVRGVGEGLLCAYLVEESLNGNREYVNIQKAAMSLWLEVENSCKWLKYTLTKMLSRGKQQLRFLNGLLRRVKKL; encoded by the exons ATGGTTGCTTATATCTACGTGGGAATGATGTTCGTATTACTGATGATAACAATTTCTTCATCTCTAACAATTCCAACCTCAAAGGAAATATTAGAAATTAAACACCAGGCCGCAAATAAAGCATCTTTAACTGATCAACATTTAGAACGTACCCACATGTCTATAGTTGAGAAACTAAGACATTATGTGACTAGGTATTGGGTTATGGCGGAAACTGGTAGCCCTCAGTTTGTGATGGCTACTAATCCATTATCAACTGTTTCGGGAGTAATTAGTGCAATTGTTTTACTTTACAACTTACTTGTGGTGTTCGAAATTTGGCATGTAAAACATTTGGAAAATGAATATAAAGTATCTGCATCACCGTACAAGAATTCAGTACTTTTCATTCTCATAACACAGTCGATTGGGATTTTGGTAGGTTCAATCGCACCGATATCTAGATGTTTTTCAGCCTTGAACTTTAAGCTGATCGTTAAATGGAATAGGAATCATATGATGGTTTTTAAAGTAGAGAAATACTGGACCCAACAATTGTACGAGTGGAAACAAATTCGTGTACTTTTTCTGTCTAGCAGTCGAAGATCAAGAACTTTCATCTATAAATTGAAGAATATCATTCTAACCCTTTGCATCAAATTTCAAACAATAACTGTTATATTGT ATGGAGAACTTAGCAAATACGTGTTACAAATTAACGATGACATGGAGCTTGCTGATAACATACTGAAGGGAATTATAAATTCTACAAATTTCTTCGTCTCTAAGGCTGAAAAGGAGCAAAATGGCAATCTTTTAAAGCTTCTTGAGAAATCAACTGGATTCAATGGTTTGGAGATCTTTGATAGCGATCATGTTCGATCTCTGCTTCCTGTTGAACTTGTAAACGGTTGGAGCTTACCAATAGCAACGTTAACATGCATCGCTATTGCTCTCCCCAATATACAAAAGAACAGAGTTGAAAGCTTAGTCAGAGGTGTTGGAGAAGGTCTATTGTGTGCCTATCTTGTTGAAGAGAGCCTCAATGGTAATAGAGAATATGTTAACATTCAAAAGGCTGCCATGAGTTTGTGGCTTGAGGTTGAAAACAGTTGCAAGTGGTTGAAGTATACTTTAACAAAGATGCTTTCAAGGGGAAAACAGCAACTGAGATTCTTAAATGGTTTGCTGAGAAGGGTGAAGAAACTGTGA
- the LOC139849881 gene encoding uncharacterized protein produces MAPSHYYSSTSDCYDILKTLLPKGFSLNTTNYHLIGSSTNITYEAANFLVQLCGKVDGIEAADKYSRPMVWIGLYIAAASLYCTAAMAADFLHGVHNENLWLPCNYFSVNAASITMISVAMKLTLDMTTRMPGIYDQEAKLLSLAFMCTIMANSMPSLASMSSKSLVANVIGLIILVITIIVNLCIEITTGIISHDYTMTYILILTMMLCLLILTISSAITIPTCKKILEFKYQAFKNSTLNNQHPQQNSLDQLRLYVTRYWVMIQTGNPQFVIAINPLSLASNIISIINIFILVACGLLYHYRSLSFGSDYKGSTFAIFATQLTGIAVGNSALFVRFLLLTSISNIVMDFKVEKYWTQKLHEWKEHQILILSDQRSLTEFTLKNFSISMNRLIRNAEKEQHNNFLTLLENPNGYRGVENFDTDQVQPLLSIELSNNWSLPLVTLSCIAISLPNIHKGISNTLFKSVGEGLYYTCLVEESLNSASEYGNIHKAAINLWQEVEDDCKWLANSLKRSAYYGKTPVEILKQFADKAKDIVMDITRNTDDTEQVENFPIKLIAANSMYRIARTILIKHDREPIREEELFKLLYGMIGDIMFACFSNIPQVIKMKCNESVIEKRVASVEVAAKLLGRSTEIIKRLEALDLPNMDPDKMAFIDEWRLHLKQSIP; encoded by the exons ATGGCCCCTTCACATTACTATTCATCTACTAGTGATTGTTACGATATCTTGAAAACTCTACTTCCTAAAGGATTTTCTCTTAACACAACCAATTATCATCTAATTGGGTCCTCTACAAATATAACCTATGAAGCTGCTAACTTCTTGGTACAATTATGCGGGAAAGTAGATGGTATTGAAGCTGCTGATAAGTATAGCAGACCTATGGTGTGGATTGGGCTCTACATTGCAGCAGCATCACTTTATTGCACAGCTGCAATGGCAGCTGATTTTTTGCACGGTGTCCATAATGAAAATTTATGGCTTCCATGTAATTATTTTTCTGTAAACGCCGCTTCTATTACAATGATATCTGTCGCAATGAAACTGACATTGGATATGACTACTCGGATGCCTGGTATATACGATCAAGAAGCCAAGTTACTAAGTTTGGCTTTCATGTGCACAATTATGGCTAACTCAATGCCTTCTCTGGCATCTATGAGCAGCAAATCACTTGTTGCGAATGTCATAGGTTTGATCATTCTTGTTATTACCATAATTGTGAATCTTTGCATTGAGATTACGACTGGTATTATCAGTCATGATTACACCATGACGTACATCCTAATTTTGACTATGATGCTATGCTTACTAATATTAACAATTTCTTCTGCTATAACCATTCCAACCTGTAAGAAGATTTTAGAATTCAAGTATCAGGCTTTTAAGAACTCTACTttaaataatcaacacccacaacaaAATAGTCTTGATCAACTAAGACTCTATGTTACGAGATATTGGGTAATGATTCAAACCGGTAACCCTCAGTTTGTTATAGCTATTAATCCTTTATCTTTAGCTTCTAATATAATTAGTATAATCAACATTTTTATTCTGGTGGCCTGCGGACTCTTATATCATTATAGATCTTTAAGTTTCGGGTCAGACTACAAGGGTTCAACATTTGCCATATTTGCAACACAGCTCACTGGGATTGCAGTGGGTAACTCGGCCCTATTCGTTAGATTTCTACTTCTTACATCGATTAGTAACATTGTGATGGACTTCAAGGTAGAGAAGTACTGGACCCAGAAGTTGCATGAGTGGAAAGAACATCAAATACTAATTCTATCAG ACCAGAGGAGTCTTACTGAGTTCACACTAAAAAACTTTTCCATCTCAATGAATCGCTTAATCAGGAATGCTGAGAAGGAGCAACATAACAATTTCTTGACGCTTCTTGAAAATCCTAATGGATACAGGGGAGTAGAGAATTTTGACACGGATCAAGTTCAACCTCTTCTTTCTATTGAACTTTCTAACAATTGGAGCTTGCCATTAGTAACTTTGTCGTGTATTGCCATTTCTCTCCCAAATATTCATAAGGGTATATCCAACACCTTGTTCAAAAGTGTCGGTGAAGGTCTTTATTACACATGTCTCGTTGAAGAAAGCCTCAACAGTGCAAGTGAATATGGAAATATTCATAAGGCAGCTATTAATTTGTGGCAAGAAGTCGAAGACGACTGTAAGTGGTTAGCGAATAGCTTAAAAAGAAGTGCTTATTATGGAAAAACACCAGTCGAGATTCTAAAACAGTTTGCTGATAAAGCTAAAGATATTGTGATGGATATCACAAGAAACACCGACGACACAGAGCAAGTAGAGAACTTTCCTATTAAGTTAATTGCTGCAAATTCGATGTATCGTATTGCACGGACAATCTTGATTAAACACGATAGGGAGCCGATTAGAGAAGAGGAGTTATTTAAACTATTATATGGTATGATTGGAGACATAATGTTTGCTTGTTTCAGCAACATACCACAAGTCATTAAGATGAAATGCAATGAAAGTGTCATAGAAAAACGGGTAGCGAGTGTTGAGGTTGCAGCCAAGCTTCTTGGTAGGTCTACTGAGATTATAAAAAGACTTGAAGCTCTTGATCTACCAAACATGGATCCTGATAAAATGGCATTTATCGATGAATGGCGCCTACATTTGAAGCAATCAATCCCATAG